Proteins encoded within one genomic window of Columba livia isolate bColLiv1 breed racing homer chromosome 1, bColLiv1.pat.W.v2, whole genome shotgun sequence:
- the RSPH1 gene encoding radial spoke head 1 homolog isoform X4 — protein sequence MSDLGSEEAEEAEADLGEYDGERNAEGERHGRGKARLPNGDTYDGEYERGFRNGQGTYRFKNGARYIGQYLQNKKHGQGIFFYPDGSKYEGDWVNDQRHGYGQYTYPNGDTYTGEWRDHNRHGQGTYVYKDTGSKYVGGWVNGNQEGAAELIHLNHRFKGRYLNGNPVGRGKYVFDIGCEQHGKYIQADQDKGEDEEEIEPSLLAAPKWKASEITKLTLWTPHGENPPSPRDVSPVAAAEAVTEEEKIIPTISVSDEAAEGRDDELSLHEASSEVFSPAGDAEEEDEGNREEEENKDQEDQAGLTALPEDHRGALALPSGVRSKPSLTTPTPPS from the exons ATGTCGGACCTGGGCTCTGAGGAGGCCGAGGAGGCCGAGGCCGATTTGGGG GAATATGACGGTGAACGCAATGCAGAAGGTGAGCGACATGGCCGTGGGAAAGCTCGTCTACCCAATGGTGATACATATGATGGAGAGTATGAACGCGGTTTCAGAAATGGACAG GGGACCTACAGATTTAAAAATGGTGCTCGCTACATTGGACAgtatcttcaaaacaaaaagcatggccagggtatttttttttatccagaTGGATCAAAATATGAAG GAGACTGGGTGAATGACCAGAGACATGGCTATGGACAGTACACATATCCAAATGGAGACACCTATACTGGAGAATGGCGTGACCACAATAG GCATGGGCAAGGTACATATGTCTATAAAGACACAGGATCTAAGTATGTTGGTGGTTGGGTAAATGGAAACCAGGAAGGAGCGGCTGAACTTATCCACCTAAATCATAGATTTAAGGGCAGGTATTTGAATGGAAAT CCTGTAGGTCGTGGCAAATATGTCTTCGATATTGGATGTGAACAGCATGGTAAATACATACAAGCAGACCAG GATAAAGgagaggatgaagaagaaatagaaccCTCATTACTTGCTGCACCAAAATGGAAAGCATCGGAAATCACCAAATTAACACTCTGGACTCCACATGGGGAAAACCCACCTTCTCCCAGAGACGTCTccccagtggcagcagcagaagcagtaactgaagaggagaaaataataccAACAATTTCAG TCTCTGATGAGGCTGCTGAGGGTAGGGATGATGAGCTTTCTCTTCATGAAGCATCCAGTGAAGTTTTCAGCCCAGCAGGGGATGCagaagaggaagatgagggaaacagagaggaagaagaaaacaaagatcaGGAGGATCAAG ctGGACTCACAGCCCTTCCTGAAGACCACAGAGGAGCCTTGGCATTGCCTTCAGGGGTCAGGTCAAAACCATCCCTCACCACACCCACCCCTCCCAGCTAA
- the RSPH1 gene encoding radial spoke head 1 homolog isoform X6: MSDLGSEEAEEAEADLGEYDGERNAEGERHGRGKARLPNGDTYDGEYERGFRNGQGTYRFKNGARYIGQYLQNKKHGQGIFFYPDGSKYEGDWVNDQRHGYGQYTYPNGDTYTGEWRDHNRHGQGTYVYKDTGSKYVGGWVNGNQEGAAELIHLNHRFKGRYLNGNPVGRGKYVFDIGCEQHGKYIQADQDKGEDEEEIEPSLLAAPKWKASEITKLTLWTPHGENPPSPRDVSPVAAAEAVTEEEKIIPTISVSDEAAEGRDDELSLHEASSEVFSPAGDAEEEDEGNREEEENKDQEDQGISAANPDP; encoded by the exons ATGTCGGACCTGGGCTCTGAGGAGGCCGAGGAGGCCGAGGCCGATTTGGGG GAATATGACGGTGAACGCAATGCAGAAGGTGAGCGACATGGCCGTGGGAAAGCTCGTCTACCCAATGGTGATACATATGATGGAGAGTATGAACGCGGTTTCAGAAATGGACAG GGGACCTACAGATTTAAAAATGGTGCTCGCTACATTGGACAgtatcttcaaaacaaaaagcatggccagggtatttttttttatccagaTGGATCAAAATATGAAG GAGACTGGGTGAATGACCAGAGACATGGCTATGGACAGTACACATATCCAAATGGAGACACCTATACTGGAGAATGGCGTGACCACAATAG GCATGGGCAAGGTACATATGTCTATAAAGACACAGGATCTAAGTATGTTGGTGGTTGGGTAAATGGAAACCAGGAAGGAGCGGCTGAACTTATCCACCTAAATCATAGATTTAAGGGCAGGTATTTGAATGGAAAT CCTGTAGGTCGTGGCAAATATGTCTTCGATATTGGATGTGAACAGCATGGTAAATACATACAAGCAGACCAG GATAAAGgagaggatgaagaagaaatagaaccCTCATTACTTGCTGCACCAAAATGGAAAGCATCGGAAATCACCAAATTAACACTCTGGACTCCACATGGGGAAAACCCACCTTCTCCCAGAGACGTCTccccagtggcagcagcagaagcagtaactgaagaggagaaaataataccAACAATTTCAG TCTCTGATGAGGCTGCTGAGGGTAGGGATGATGAGCTTTCTCTTCATGAAGCATCCAGTGAAGTTTTCAGCCCAGCAGGGGATGCagaagaggaagatgagggaaacagagaggaagaagaaaacaaagatcaGGAGGATCAAG
- the RSPH1 gene encoding radial spoke head 1 homolog isoform X5, protein MSDLGSEEAEEAEADLGEYDGERNAEGERHGRGKARLPNGDTYDGEYERGFRNGQGTYRFKNGARYIGQYLQNKKHGQGIFFYPDGSKYEGDWVNDQRHGYGQYTYPNGDTYTGEWRDHNRHGQGTYVYKDTGSKYVGGWVNGNQEGAAELIHLNHRFKGRYLNGNPVGRGKYVFDIGCEQHGKYIQADQDKGEDEEEIEPSLLAAPKWKASEITKLTLWTPHGENPPSPRDVSPVAAAEAVTEEEKIIPTISVSDEAAEGRDDELSLHEASSEVFSPAGDAEEEDEGNREEEENKDQEDQATTSLEDLGG, encoded by the exons ATGTCGGACCTGGGCTCTGAGGAGGCCGAGGAGGCCGAGGCCGATTTGGGG GAATATGACGGTGAACGCAATGCAGAAGGTGAGCGACATGGCCGTGGGAAAGCTCGTCTACCCAATGGTGATACATATGATGGAGAGTATGAACGCGGTTTCAGAAATGGACAG GGGACCTACAGATTTAAAAATGGTGCTCGCTACATTGGACAgtatcttcaaaacaaaaagcatggccagggtatttttttttatccagaTGGATCAAAATATGAAG GAGACTGGGTGAATGACCAGAGACATGGCTATGGACAGTACACATATCCAAATGGAGACACCTATACTGGAGAATGGCGTGACCACAATAG GCATGGGCAAGGTACATATGTCTATAAAGACACAGGATCTAAGTATGTTGGTGGTTGGGTAAATGGAAACCAGGAAGGAGCGGCTGAACTTATCCACCTAAATCATAGATTTAAGGGCAGGTATTTGAATGGAAAT CCTGTAGGTCGTGGCAAATATGTCTTCGATATTGGATGTGAACAGCATGGTAAATACATACAAGCAGACCAG GATAAAGgagaggatgaagaagaaatagaaccCTCATTACTTGCTGCACCAAAATGGAAAGCATCGGAAATCACCAAATTAACACTCTGGACTCCACATGGGGAAAACCCACCTTCTCCCAGAGACGTCTccccagtggcagcagcagaagcagtaactgaagaggagaaaataataccAACAATTTCAG TCTCTGATGAGGCTGCTGAGGGTAGGGATGATGAGCTTTCTCTTCATGAAGCATCCAGTGAAGTTTTCAGCCCAGCAGGGGATGCagaagaggaagatgagggaaacagagaggaagaagaaaacaaagatcaGGAGGATCAAG CAACTACTAGTTTAGAGGACCTAGGAGGATGA